A part of Xenopus tropicalis strain Nigerian chromosome 4, UCB_Xtro_10.0, whole genome shotgun sequence genomic DNA contains:
- the plekhg4 gene encoding puratrophin-1 (The RefSeq protein has 2 substitutions, 1 frameshift, 1 non-frameshifting indel compared to this genomic sequence) has protein sequence MDSQSLDGCIQKTLSSLYPPFEYTAATVLCQVLDVVEKTYRGDGLSYLIDFLIPAKRVLQSLQQEACLQYCGLLFRHAGWPLCIHEKIVLQLASIDWRLLQPGDFYFQVVPYLRKTPRIVLKCLAQDYHNIEELVLPEVSYTSIFTLEWLEFINSGRMGTSLENCLLMCDDQIFRVPWERVVHPEFIDKAQPPDENASDKKTTGLYLECNNEMSQPLWRDLTDEHIETPVNVDYVSSEASSTLDTEFQVKTSMSSSEIEGEYVQLSDISVPRLGPQMGSLTQSIALNYKSQQKTVAQQTQDKQNQVVFLDSRTYKTSVVSSDIMPTLCSLQPSTKATFSHKPTTQQNIDVQDKIVDLAFGESISKKHLKQESSFSAGSIKHSFVETCITQNNHQKHEDISEITVPGKVSDTGDTDKCTQSCEQPSLQGGNFSTSLSFQQESRSHFINGTEDVRVVTDALQEPPAEHSRPQETVSVEYFQSSNKAIPKDLIHYTITDKCDQSLPSMDTTKCQFEEQKSKENTADTEESPKNRNAGSHIYSSAESSAFAVSVLQEGNNVLNLDVCKESGEQVDGVNKELVSRDLENMQLQNALSVEQREQEPKSDSHGKIYTMLNSEQVGTHLSMCVLSGSDKVPLTLETLHEVVEDEQDLADFNSVLSNGELPPSEDISKTALGNLKDQEERTDQDPQENCQQNMCQTPALSRRSNAQPLTIMAQDVNLEVLLSEVVYLPGTKDKSGRAVIIINTRNTAWLNPHCNASELGRLFLYFYSIPRKDCRSLGLTLLVDSRRCSPVPALFKAFHIVQAAVPSCIHGVLMLVEKDLALHVEKPHGIQFDLLTSTKSLHKHIEASQLPLEFDGLFRYCHKDWVTFRMKLEHLQENCRNACAFLQDAIKNLHIDSLPNKAEDAKLLLQKFGELMRMVLEDTRLVQLQKEGGAILARLRKEESCVTLTEDYREAVDVAAELYNQVDEGVHSLVKVSNKRIQEMELVIEFEAFQEQFQEVGSWIEHVGERLLKECNTLEDSLEVLLQTQRQFKEFYVVACEYCRRGQDIMQKMEKWQDLSSSETQIHRLKLQRCKEKVEDFWRRLEESRYQLEKSVTLYQFFDKAYEWALERMRHLASFSLDDCSSPEMCLSAIEGLERYKIQHPEISEEKFMEMKELACELKIEKATKQWKFAWSKCQEARHVLEKKLEAALRAKSMLSGEQSSPREADGMEQKELLESNRNKYFFQSKPYNSPLCPRERRLGRVLCNRPEIGNTDDHTTRKASPTSDAGSTVTSVFRTRKMSLQSISGEDLSLDLLHIAPSGSSTPTVTPRPFTRRLLRKAQSFDLPGSEGPGYGCQRRLSEPTRRGNTGVFIKGLEVSSTELVDRPCSPRQTRDWSAECMYSERRCSVSSSDGRSRSSKLRHIIDEMVTTEREYVRSLWYISENYFPEMERVDLPQDLRGKRGIIFGNLEKLRDFHSQYFLKELESCCNHPLRVSHCFLRHKDQFGMYALYSKNKPRSDALLGSHGNIFFKNKQCLLGDKMDLASYLLKPIQRMSKYALLLKDLIKECEEAQEQELAYLRAAEEMVKFQLRHGNDLLAMDAIRDCDVNLKEQGQLVRQDEFTVWLGRKKCQRHVFLFEDLILFSKPKRIEGGLDVYIYKRSFKTADIGLTENSGDSGLRFEIWFRRRKSSDTHILQASNPETKHAWTSDIAKILWQQATRNKEIRMQEMVSMGVGNKPFLDIKPSDAAINNRAIDYIMKGRGARTRASIAVSLFDHSDPYKRGQAPITCSSVSSAGGPSSSSLLGPLNLHTYVNQSLLSGVFSTSRPFDTSSCLEEDELENETNSSQPSMTTESSESSQCMSGAGSSGSDSGCVSNIPQDNVSEDAGSPSDASAPYSNSSSRFPRAEKSKFINRQYISANPSHICLSPSTIV, from the exons TTGCAGTATTGTGGGTTGCTATTCAGACATGCAGGATGGCCTCTGTGTATCCATGAGAAGATTGTTCTTCAACTAGCATCCATAGATTGGAGACTTCTTCAGCCTGGTGATTTTTACTTCCAGGTTGTGCCTTACTTAAGAAAG TGCCTGGCACAGGATTATCATAACATTGAGGAGCTGGTCCTCCCAGAAGTATCCTACACATCAATTTTCACCTTGGAATGGTTAGAATTCATCAACTCAGGACGAATGGGGACATCTCTGGAGAACTGTCTCCTGATGTGTGATGACCAGATCTTTAGGGTTCCCTGGGAAAGGGTTGTTCATCCAGAATTTATAGATAAAGCACAGCCTCCTGATGAAAATGCTAGTGACAAAAAGACAACTGGATTGTACCTGGAATGCAACAATGAGATGTCTCAGCCTCTGTGGAGGGATTTGACAGATGAGCATATTGAAACTCCTGTTAATGTGGATTATGTCTCAAGTGAAGCTTCTTCCACTTTGGATACTGAGTTTCAAGTAAAAACAAGCATGTCATCCAGTGAGATTGAAGGAGAGTATGTACAACTGTCTGATATTTCAGTGCCTCGTTTAGGGCCTCAGATGGGGTCCCTAACACAGTCTATAGCCTTAAATTACAAAAGCCAACAAAAAACAGTTGCTCAACAGACCCAAGATAAACAAAACCAAGTTGTTTTTCTGGACAGTAGAACTTATAAAACAAGTGTAGTTTCCTCAGATATTATGCCAACACTTTGTTCTCTGCAGCCTTCCACTAAAGCAACTTTTTCACATAAACCTACAACTCAACAGAATATCGATGTTCAGGACAAAATTGTGGACTTGGCCTTTGGAGAATCTATATCAAAAAAGCACTTGAAACAAGAATCTTCTTTCTCTGCTGGTTCTATAAAGCATAGTTTTGTTGAAACTTGTATTACCCAAAACAATCATCAGAAGCATGAGGACATTTCAGAGATTACTGTTCCAGGAAAGGTCAGTGATACTGGAGATACTGATAAGTGCACACAAAGCTGTGAACAGCCAAGTTTACAGGGAGGTAATTTTAGCACATCATTATCGTTCCAACAGGAAAGCAGAAGCCACTTTATAAATGGCACTGAGGATGTCAGAGTGGTGACAGATGCCTTACAAGAACCTCCTGCAGAGCATTCCAGGCCACAAGAGACAGTGTCGGTTGAATATTTTCAGTCTTCAAACAAAGCAATACCTAAAGACCTTATTCATTATACTATAACTGATAAATGTGACCAAAGTTTGCCTTCAATGGATACAACAAAGTGTCAGTTTGAGGAACAAAAATCTAAAGAAAACACAGCTGATACAGAAGAAAGTCCCAAAAATAGAAATGCAGGCAGCCATATTTATTCCTCAGCTGAGTCAAGTGCCTTTGCTGTTTCTGTGTTACAGGAAGGGAATAATGTCTTAAATCTAGACGTTTGCAAAGAGAGTGGGGAGCAGGTTGATGGTGTTAATAAAGAACTGGTCAGCAGAGATTTAGAGAACATGCAATTGCAGAATGCGCTGTCTGTAGAGCAGAGAGAGCAGGAGCCTAAAAGTGACTCCCATGGAAAGATTTACACTATGTTGAACAGTGAACAAGTGGGTACACATCTCTCTATGTGTGTGTTGTCTGGGTCAGATAAAGTACCCCTGACATTAGAAACTCTTCATGAAGTTGTAGAAGATGAGCAGGACCTCGCTGACTTTAACAGTGTATTGAGCAATGGTGAATTGCCACCTTCTGAGGATATTTCCAAAACAG CTTTAGGAAATCTCAAGGACCAGGAAGAAAGGACAGATCAAGATCCACAGGAGAACTGTCAGCAAAATATGTGCCAAACACCTGCATTGTCCAGGAGAAGTAATGCTCAGCCCCTGACTATAATGGCTCAGGATGTGAATTTAGAAGTTCTGTTAAGTGAAGTGGTATATTTGCCCG GAACAAAGGACAAAAGTGGGCgtgcagtaataataataaacacgaGGAATACAGCTTGGCTTAATCCACACTGTAATGCCTCAGAATTGGGTCGTTTATTCCTGTACTTCTACAGCATTCCaag GAAAGATTGCAGAAGCCTGGGCTTAACACTGCTTGTGGATTCCCGCCGCTGTTCTCCTGTTCCTGCTCTGTTTAAAGCTTTTCATATAGTGCAG GCTGCAGTTCCAAGCTGCATCCATGGTGTTTTGATGCTTGTGGAGAAGGATCTTGCCCTGCATGTGGAGAAGCCTCATGGTATACAG TTTGATCTTCTTACATCTACTAAATCCTTGCACAAACATATAGAGGCCTCCCAGCTTCCACTGGAATTTGATGGCTTATTTCGATACTGCCACAAAGACTGGGTAACATTTAGGATG AAACTGGAGCACCTACAAGAAAATTGCCGTAATGCTTGTGCATTTTTGCAGGATGCCATAAAAAATCTGCACATTGACTCTCTTCCAAATAAAGCTGAG gatGCTAAACTTCTCCTGCAAAAATTTGGAGAGTTGATGAGGATGGTTCTGGAAGACACAAGACTTGTGCAGCTGCAGAAAGAGGGAGGAGCCATTTTAGCGAGACTAAGGAAAGAGGAGTCATGTGTAACACTTACTGAGGATTATAG GGAGGCTGTAGATGTGGCAGCTGAGCTGTATAACCAGGTGGATGAAGGGGTTCACAGTCTTGTTAAAGTATCCAACAAGCGTATACAAGAGATGGAACTAGTCATTGAGTTTGAGGCTTTCCAGGAACAATTTCAGGAG GTTGGCAGTTGGATTGAGCATGTAGGAGAACGTTTACTAAAGGAGTGCAATACCCTGGAAGATTCTCTGGAAGTTCTTCTTCAAACACAGAGACAATTTAAAGAATTTTATGTTGTTGCATGT GAGTATTGCAGGCGAGGCCAGGATATTATGCAGAAGATGGAGAAGTGGCAGGATCTTTCATCCAGTGAGACCCAAATACACAGATTAAAATTGCAAAGGTGTAAAGAAAAGGTTGAAGATTTTTGGCGGCGCCTGGAAGAATCTAGATATCAGCTGGAGAAATCTGTGACACTTTATCAATTTTTTGACAAG GCTTACGAATGGGCTCTGGAAAGGATGCGGCATCTGGCCTCCTTTAGCTTGGATGACTGTAGCTCACCAGAGATGTGCTTGTCTGCAATTGAGGGCTTGGAGAGGTACAAAATTCAGCATCCAGAAATTAGTGAGGAGAAATTCATGGAGATGAAAGAACTTGCCTGTGAGTTGAAGATTGAGAAAGCCACCAAGCAATGGAAGTTTGCCTGGTCTAAGTGCCAGGAGGCTCGACATGTTTTGGAGAAAAAGCTGGAGGCTGCATTACGGGCAAAAAGTATGTTGTCTGGGGAGCAAAGCTCACCAAGAGAAGCTGATGGAATGGAACAGAAAGAACTATTAGAAAGTAACAGGAATAAGTACTTTTTCCAAAGCAAACCATACAATTCACCTCTCTGCCCAAGAGAAAGGAGACTGGGTAGAGTATTGTGCAACAGGCCTGAAATAGGGAACACAGATGACCATACAACACGCAAAGCCAGTCCCACCTCAGATGCAGGCTCTACAGTTACATCAGTGTTTAGAACACGCAAAATGTCTCTGCAGAGTATCTCTGGAGAGGATCTTAGTCTCGATCTCCTCCATATTGCCCCTTCAGGCTCCTCAACCCCCACTGTTACACCACGTCCCTTCACAAGAAGACTGTTAAGAAAGGCACAGAGTTTTGACCTCCCTGGAAGTGAAGGGCCAGGCTATGGGTGTCAAAGAAGACTGAGTGAGCCGACAAGGCGTGGCAACACTGGAGTGTTCATTAAAGGGCTTGAAGTAAGTAGCACAGAACTTGTAGACCGACCCTGCAGCCCAAGACAGACCCGTGACTGGTCAGCTGAGTGTATGTACAGTGAAAGAAGGTGCAGTGTGTCCTCATCTGATGGGAGGAGCCGCAGCAG CAAGCTCCGTCACATTATTGATGAAATGGTGACGACAGAGCGAGAGTATGTGCGCTCTTTATGGTACATCAGTGAGAATTACTTCCCAGAGATGGAGCGCGTGGACCTGCCCCAGGATCTAAGAGGAAAACGAGGAATCATTTTTGGGAACCTGGAGAAGCTCAGAGACTTCCATAGCCAATATTTTCTAAAGGAGCTGGAGAGCTGTTGTAATCACCCTTTGCGAGTCAGCCACTGCTTTCTCAGACAT AAAGACCAGTTTGGGATGTATGCTTTATATAGTAAGAACAAACCACGTTCTGACGCCTTGCTTGGCAGCCatgggaacattttttttaag AATAAACAGTTCCTTCTGGGAGACAAGATGGATCTAGCTTCCTATCTTTTGAAGCCAATCCAGCGAATGAGCAAATATGCCCTGCTTTTAAAGGACCTAATTAAGGAGTGTGAAGAGGCACAAGAACAAGAGCTTGCTTACCTGCGTGCAGCTGAGGAAATGGTGAAGTTCCAGCTTCGTCATGGCAACGACCTGCTTGCAATGGATGCCATTCGAGACTGTGAT GTAAATTTGAAAGAGCAGGGCCAGTTAGTGAGGCAAGATGAGTTCACAGTTTGGCTTGGTCGGAAGAAGTGCCAGAGACATGTTTTTCTGTTTGAGGATCTCATTTTGTTCAGCAAGCCTAAACGCATCGAGGGTGGGCTAGATGTCTACATCTATAAACGCTCATTTAAA ACTGCTGACATTGGGTTAACAGAAAATTCTGGAGACAGTGGTCTGCGATTTGAAATTTGGTTCAGGAGGCGTAAATCCAGTGATACACACATACTTCAAGCAAGCAACCCTGAAACTAAACATGCATGGACCAGTGATATTGCTAAAATCCTATGGCAACAAGCTACCAGAAATAAGG aaatcCGAATGCAGGAAATGGTTTCTATGGGAGTTGGCAATAAGCCATTCTTGGACATAAAACCTAGTGACGCAGCTATAAATAACAGAGCCGTCGATTATATCATGAAGGGAAGAG GTGCAAGAACCAGAGCTTCCATTGCAGTATCCTTGTTTGATCACTCAGATCCTTACAAGAGAGGTCAAGCACCCATAACCTGCAGTTCAGTATCTTCTGCTGGAGgaccctcctcttcctccttgcTGGGGCCCCTTAATCTTCATACATATGTCAATCAATCTCTTCTGTCAGGAGTGTTTTCAACCAGCAGACCCTTTGACACTAGCAGTTGCCTTGAAGAGGATGAATTGGAGAATGAGACAAACAGCAGCCAGCCTTCCATGA CCACTGAGAGCTCGGAGTCTTCACAGTGTATGTCTGGTGCTGGGTCCAGCGGTTCAGACAGTGGTTGCGTGTCTAACATTCCCCAGGACAATGTATCAGAGGATGCTGGATCTCCTTCTGATGCATCTGCTCCCTATTCCATTCAAGAAAGGAGAAACAACTCCAGCTCAAGGTTTCCACGAGCGGAAAAAAGCAAATTTATCAACCGCCAATATATTTCTGCT AACCCAAGCCACATATGCTTAAGCCCTTCCACCATAGTCTGA